ATTCGGTACTTGAATTGTTCCGAATGTAACGGGACTCGATAAAATTTCTACCTCTTCCACTCTATTTAAAACATCTCCGTCAAGCCTATATCCCATGCGATCAGCATAATTGGATACTTTATACTCTTTCGAAAAAAACGACTTTATACTTTCTTCTGTAAATTGATCATATTCAAAGTCTGTTATGACGCGAAGAATAGGATGCTTCTTATATTTTGGTAAAGCATCGCTGCAAATTGCCCACTTCGTTTTTATACGCTCTTCTTCTTGTAAGTTTTGAATGAAACGATTCGCAACTTCTGCCCCTGTACCAATTTGAAAATAATCTCCTTTTTTCAGCATTCTCCCTTCAATACCACCAAGAGCAGCACGTATGTAAGTACTTTTACTTCCCATCGTACGATCAATATTTATACCGCCCGCAAAAGTCACATATGCTCTGCAACCGCTTTTCGCTTTTCCGAGGCAAAGCATGCTTCCTTCTTCAGCTAATATAGGGCGCCATAATGGAATGCGCTCTCCATTTAATAACGGTTCCATATCTGCTCCGCCAATCGCAAGCAATGTCGTTTTCTTTATTAACAATTTAGGTCCCATTATTGTAATTTCGATTCCCGCCTCATTCTCCTCATTACCTACTAACATATTAATCATCCTGAGCGCACTTTTATCCATAGCACCGCCAACAGGCACACCGTATTGCTGATAATGAAATCTCCCTAAATCTTGGACTGTTGTAAACATTCCAGCATGCAAAACCTCTACATCCATTCTTTAGCCCCCTCAAGCGATACGTACTCTTCCTTTGTTATTGGTTTAAATCGCAAATACATACCACTTTGAATATATGTTGGTGTTTCTTCTTTTGGATTAAATAGAGAAATAGGTGTTCGGCCGATAATATTCCAGCCTCCTGGTGTTTCAAGCGGATAAATACCCGTTTGATTTCCGCCAATCCCTACTGAGCCAGGAGCGATTTGTAACCGTGGTGTTTCTTTTCTAGGTGTTTCTAGTTCTTTTGATAATCCCCCTAAATAAGGGAATCCAGGCGTAAAGCCTAACATATAAACGAAATATGTTGTTTCACTATGTATTCGAATAACATCCTCTACTTGTAATCCTTGATAATGTGCAACCTCTTCTAAATCAGGTCCATATTCTCCCCCGTAACACACTGGTATAGAAATATGTTTCACATCTCGGTTCACTTCTTCTTTATAAGAATCAGACAGCTCCCGTATATACTGGCAAACATAATCATATGGTCTTATATTTCTATCATTTTCCTTCCATACTTCGTACAAATTGTAATAAACCGCTAATGAAGTAAACGACGGAACGCATTCAACTATTCCTGCAAACGGATGTTGCTGCAGTGCTTGAAATAATCGTTGTACTTTTTCGTATATATCCATCCCAATTTCTTCACCAAATGTAACAATAATTGCTTGATCCCCTAACGCAGAAAATTTCATCCCACTCCCTCTTTCTATGCCAAAAAGCCGAGTTCTTTCGAAATGCGGTTCGCTGTTTCTTTCACTTTCGCAGTAAAATACGCAATGTTACTTTCGCTATACTCAATTGCCAATCCCGAAATACTAATGCCTGCTACAACCGTTCCATCACTTGCAAAAATTGGAGCTGCTATAGCCGCTGTATGATTTTCTAATTCAGAATAACTAATTGTATATCCAGCTTGTTTTGCCATATGTAACACTTCTAGTAAATGTTCCTTATTCACAATCGTTCCATCTGCAAACTGCTTTAAATCCGTTTCCTCTACGTACTTTCTTTTCTCTTCCTCAGAAAAATACGATAGTAAAATTCTTGGACATGCACCCGCATAAAGCGGCGCTCTTCTTCCAACCGCCGTATAAACACGTACCGGCTGAACTCCTTCCATCTTCTCAACGTAAATTGCATCATTACCATCTTGAATAATTAAATTTACTGCCTGCCCTAAACTATCTCTAAGCTCTTTCATATAAGGAATCGCAATATTTCTTACGGATAACCTTTGTGAAACAAGTTGACCAAATCGTAAAAAAACGACTCCGAGACGATACTTTCCCTTTTCTGTTTTTTGTAAAAAGTCCATTTCTTCTAACGAGCCAATTAAACGATAAACAGATGTTTTCGGCATATTCGTATGCTGAACCATCTCTGTTAAACTTAGCTCTTCATGTTCATAAAACAACTCCAAAATATCCATTGTCTTAACTGCCGTTTTATTTATACTCATCCTATCTCCTTTTAGTTCCGAATTTCGGAACTTCAATTCCGTTTTTCGAAACAAATATATAATTTAAAATTATAAAATATTCTTTCAATTCTATCAATATATTTTTCACAAACAAAAAAAGTATGGAAGAATATTTCTCCCATACTTTTTCTTTATTTTATAACGCTCTAACTTGTTTCAACGGCCAGAAAACAGCTTGTCCTTTTCCGACAATTTCATCTTCTGAAATAAATCCAAACATACGACCGTCTTTAGACACTTCACGATTATCTCCTAAAACAAATACTTGGCCTTCTGGTACTTTTGTTTTCCCTGTGATTTGTTCTAACGTAAAGTCTGGAGTTAATACACGGCCTGCTGCTTTTTCTTTAAACTCTTTTAAATATGGTTCTTCCATCGCTTTTCCGTTTACATATAACACATCGTTTTTATACTCAACTGTATCGCCTGGTAAACCAATTACTCGTTTTACTAAATCGTATCCTTCTTTTCCGTGGAAGACGATAATATCAAAGCGTTCTAATCCACTTATACTATAACCAATCTTATTCACAAGAACTCGTTCGTTATTTTCTAAAGTGGGCATCATCGATTCACCTTGTACTAATGACGGTGTAAATAAAACACCGCGAATAATAGCGATTAATACAAGGGTAAATCCTATCGTTTTAGCCCATGAGAATAATTCTTTCTTCGTATTTTCCTTCATCGTTTCTCCTCTTTCTTACGTGTTTATTGTATTATTTGAACTAATTCCTGTACTAAATTAGGATCAATTTCAGCAAAACATGATTTCCCTTCTCTTACCGCTGTGCCGACATGAGCTTGCGAAATTCCAGTTTCATCTAGCAATCGCTTTATATTTTCTTTCGTCACGCCAGCTCCAGCTACAAGCTGAATTTGACCATCGCTTACCTTTTGCATTTCTGTAAGCACCGGAATATTATCAACTATATTTCCTTGCCCACCTGAAGTTAAGACGTGAGTCACTTTATGAAACTTCTTTAAAGTTCTCATCGCTTCTACTGGATTTTCTGTGTCGTCTATTGCTCGGTGATATGTGACATTTATCCCGTCTACCACAGATAGTAAATCCGCTAATTTTTCTTCATCCACTTCATTTTGTTCGTTTAATACGCCTAATACAACACCATTTGCACCTAACTTCTGTGCGATGATAATATCTTCCTTCATCATTTCAATTTCTTCTTCCGTATATGTAAAAGACTTTGCATGCGGACGAATCATAACATGAATCGGTATATGTACTGCTTCTACCGCTTTTTTAATAAATGCATAACTCGGCGTTAAACCGCCTTCTGTATAAGATGAAATTAATTCAATTCGCTTCCCGCCAGCTCGTTCAATTCGTTTCACATCTTCTAAACATGTTGCAATAACCTCTAGCATGAGATGACCTCTTTTCGTGCTTTTTTCTTATTATACAGTAGGTGAAATAAGAAACATAGCATTCCACTATAAAACTACAAAAAGAAGAATGAAAAGAAAGATTTTTTAAATTGATAATAATTTTCATATATGTTATGTTTTTCCTCGTAACTATACATTCTTACACCCTTATAAAAGGAGGTAAATATATACTTCTTACAAAAAAACGGTTCGTTATCTCTAGTTCATTTATTGTAATTGCATTACTGTGCGCGATTACTTTTTTAACAAAACCAAATACAAAACTAGATTCCTCGACTTCAAGTATAGAAACAGAAACTATTACCCTTTCTTCAAGCAATAAAGAAGAAATCCGAACATTTCATTCATCTTCATTTAATAATTCACATATATTCAAAGGTGACACAGGCACAGGATTTGAATTTAGCGGCCTAGGTGACTTAAATATTACGATTAAAAACACTGGTACAAACAGTTTTACTTATTCAATTAAATTCAAAGAAGATCGTTTAGTCAAACACACGTTACAGCCAAGTGAAAGTAAATCCTTCACTTTACGTTCACTCATCGCCAACCCTTTACCAGGGGATTATTCATTATTTGTACATAATCAGGACGGTTCTGAAAGTAGTATGAGTCTTGAAGTACAGCCACAATAGAACAAATTAAAAAGGCTATCCTCTCATCAAAAGGATGGCCTTTTTAATTTGTAAAACGAGAACTTCCTCTCCTTTGAACAATGACATAATACACGGAATTATATCAACGATTCAACATAGCATACCAATTCACCGACAACAAAAAGTCTGCTCCAGAATGGAACAGACTTTTTATTTCTTCATTACGACCGAAACGCCGCATCCGCCAGCATAGATAGTGTTGCATCATCCATCGGCGGATTGTGTAATCCTGCTCTGACGTTTAAATAGTAACGATGAAGCGGATTTTTTTCCGATAAACTTTTTGCCCCTACGATACGCATTGCTTTATCTACAATGGCTATCGCCGCATTTGTTACGGCGTATTTCACTGCTGCTAGCTCTGCTTGTAGTGAAAGCTTATCTTCTGCTTCATCGTACTTTTTCGCAATTTGATATAAAAAGACGCGAGCTTGCATAAGCTCAAGTTCTAATTCTCCGACTAACCTTCTAACATTCGGTAATAAACTAATTGAATGATTTAAACTATTTGGCTTGTATGATTCCGCAAACTGAACTGCATAATTTCTTGCCGATTGTGCAATCCCTAAATAACACGCTGGTATATGCAATAACCAGCCAATCCCCTTTTGTTTCACTTTCGAACCTTTTACATCAGTAAAAAGGCGATTCTCTATCTCTACATTTTGTAAAATAAGATCGTGGCTAGCAGTTCCTCGCATTGAAACGCTATCCCAAGTTTCTTCAATTGATACACCTAGCGTATTCTTTGGAATGACAAACTCCCCGATTTCTTCCCGGCCCTCAATACTTGCTGAAATGATAAAATAATCAAGTACTGGTGCCATCGTCGTAAAAGTTTTCCTTCCATTTATAATCCATTTATCACCTTTTTGAACTGCTAATGTCTCTGGTTTTCCGCCTCGCGTCGGACTTCCTGTTCTCGGTTCTGTCGCTGCCCTATTAAAGAGCGCACCATTACGTACTTCCTCACAAAACCATTGGAACATCTCTGCATTCCAAGAACGATTTTCCGCTAGCTCTTTCACAATACCAATATGCCATCCAATGGATAACGCAGTAGCTCCACAGCCTTCTGCTATTTTCTCTTGAAATAAAACAAAATCATATAAAGAAATCGCATTGCCTCCTAATTCTTTTGGCAACGTTAATTTCGTATATCCGATATCTTTCAAATCATTAATATTTTCATATGGAAAAGAACCTAATTCACTTAGTTGATGCTCCCTTTCCATGAACTTCGGAATCAACTTATTTATTTGCTCAATAACTAAAGTTTGTTCTTCTGTTTCAACAAATGAGAGTGCCATACTATAATCCCCTTTATGTTCGATTCATAAACCGTTCATTTTGTCATTATGATTATATGAAGTTACCTCTCTATTGTTTCACTATTCCGATAAAAATACAATGTTTTTGAACAATAAGAAAAGTTCCTATATAAAGATAGGTTCTTTTCTTATATTAATCTCCTTTCAATGCCTTTAACGGCAAGGAAGTTACATATCCGATATACGAGAATAATTCTTTAAAAAAGAATGGGATTTCTGTATCTAATGTTTTATATGCCGACGTTGGAGTTGGTGATGCATATGCTTCAATCTTAATATGTTTTGCTATTCTCATCGCACGTTTCATATGAAGTGGATCACTTACGATTGTATAGGTGCGTATTCCATTCTCTAATCCAACTTGCTTCGCATTCTTTAAATTTTCTTCAGTGAAAAGGGATTTTGTTTCAATTAAAATATCCTCTTCTTTTACACCATGTTTCAGTGCATACACTCTAGCAGTACGTGCTTCTTCAAGCTCTGCCTCAAACTTTGTACCACCTGTGAAAATAATTTTTTTAATATTACCGTTCTTATATAAAGAAATTGCATGATTAATTCTTTCTTTAAATACAGGAGATGGTTTTCCGTTCCATGATGCTGCTCCAAGCACGATACCAGCATCTGTCTTCACTCCATCATCTGTTTTAAAGCGATAACTCCAAATATCGTAAGCTGCATAACTTACATATAAAATAATAGAACAAATCATAAGCAAGAATACTTGCAAGATTCTTCTTTTCTTACTTTTCTTATTTTCTTTCATTTATAACTGCCTCCGTACATCATCCATACTTCTATATAAAAACGTATATATCAAATCATTTTGTTTGAATTTGTTTAAAAGAAGGAATTTTTCTTGTTATATATATGTATTAAAGGGTTTTCATTTAAAATTGAGGATTATCAATTCATTTTTCGTTTGCGGTTTTCATTACGTTTGTGTAATTTATAAGTTTATTACCATACAACTACATTGTAACGAATTTTTTCTCATAATGGAATGATGAAACAAAAGTAAATAAAAGAAGTAACAGTTTTGTAAGAAAAAAGGTATATTTTTCATCTGGACGATCCATACACCTTTTTTAATATGAATTATCGTTTTTCTTTATACGACTCTAATTTTTCTAATAACCGTTCCTTTACAACTGGCCATTCACTTGCAATAACACTGTATACAACTGCATCTCTAACATGTCCGCTCGGTAATTTTCTTTCGTTTCTAAGTACACCTTCTTTTACTGCACCAAGTCTTTCAATTGCTCTTTGTGCTTTTTCATTTCTTACATCAGTCTTAATTTGCACCCTCAGCATATGTAATTTTTCAAAAGCGTACTCAAGTAACATATACTTACACTCTGTATTTATACTTGTACGTTGTACACTCGGGTCATACCACGTTTGTCCTAATTCAACTATCTTATCTTCAACTGAAATATTATATAAGCGTGTACTTCCTGCAATTTCATTTGTTTTTTGATCAACAACTACAAATGGTAAATCCTTACCTGCTCCATAAGCTTTTATCGCCTTTTGAACATATTGCTGCATATCTTGAACAGTATCCATTTTAGAGATTAAATACGCCCAAATATCTCGATTTCCTTCTACGATTGAAAACATTTTTTCGACATCATTGCTATCCATTAACCGTAACTTTGCTCTTTCGTGAATAATTTCCATTTATTACCCCTCCTCTCTTGTAACTATATCATACAAAATAATAACGTATTATTAATATATAATATATTAAACGGAGTAAAAAACTCGCTTTTCTTTAAAGCGAGTTCATTCGTTATAGAAGTATGTATGCAATCGGCGTAATAATAAGCAACGTTAAAATTGTTCTTTGCACATATAAAATAATAAGTTCAGATACTTTTAACGGAATATCTGTTGATAATATACAAGGAATTGAAGCTGAGAAGAACAATATAGATGATACCGAAACAACCGCAATAACAAACTTTGTCAAAAGTGGTGCGCTTACAACTAATAATGATGGTAAAAACATCTCTGCAATACCTACTGATGCTGCTTTAGCAGCTAGTTCTGCTTCTGGAAGTTGTAAAGCCCATGTAAATGGATAGAAAATATAACTAACCCAATCAAATATTGGCGTGAACTTTGCTAAGACGATACCAATTAGCCCTACTGACATAATCGATGGTAAAATTCCCATTGTCATAATAAATCCGTCTTTTAAATTCACTGCGATATTTTTCATAATACTTGGCGCAGATTTCGATACTTCTAATGCATCTTCCCAAGCTCGCTCTAACATTTTCTCTTTATAAACGGGCTCTGGGGACCCTTCTTTCGTAATATATGTATCTGGTTTTCTACTAAGAGGTGGGATTCTTACGGTGATAGCGGTCACGATGAATGTTACAACAAGCGTAGTCCAAAAGTACATATTCCATAAATGCATAATGTCTAATGTTTTTGCGATGATGATCATAAATGTTGCGGATACTGTTGAGAAACCTGTGGCGATGATTGCTGCTTCTTTTGTCGTATACTTTCCTTCTTTATACACCCGGTTAGTAATAAGAAGTGCAAGTGAATAACTTCCAACGAAGGAAGCAACCGCATCGATTGCTGATCGTCCAGGTGTTTTCCATAACGGGCGCATAATCGGACGACAAAACGTGCCGATAAACTCAAGCAATCCGTACCCGACTAATAACGCTAAAAATGCCGAGCCAATTGGGACGAGTAAACTTACTGATATAACTAACTTCTCATACAAAAACGGTCCAACATCTGGCGCAAAGAACCAAGCTGGTCCTACCTTCAAACAATATAATACGCCAAAAACAACACCTACTACTTTTAAAATAGAAAAACAAATATCTACAATAGATGCATTCCATTTTTTCGTATAAAATGGATAAATCGCACCAATTATCATTACAAGTAGTGCGTAATATGGTACTACAGATGGAACTGAAGTCCGAATCCACGATACGATATGATCAATCATAATAGACGAAGCACCGTTTATCGTAACTGGTACGAAAAACATAAACACCCCAACTAGACTAGCGAGTATAAACCGAAGAATAATCCCCTTCTCTCGCCCTGTCTTAATTACATTACTTTTTAATTCAATTTCATTCAAAATTCGACACCTCCTATCATCTAAATATTCTGTATAATTATATTGAATCCCTTCTTTTCCATTGAAAATTAAAAAAGTAATAATCTTACTTTTTTATTGTCAGTCTCCAAAAATTATCATATAATGTTCTTCGTAAATGTTACATATACATACTTAAAACGCATAATTTGTAACCATTTTATTTCCTTTTCTCAATTTACTCATTAAATTAACCAAAATAGAAGGAGAATTTAAAATTGAAAACAATAAAAATAGCTATGGCAAGCGCACTGCTACTTGGTGCTATCATCGCTCCATCTAGTTCTTTAGCTGTGAGTGAAACTGTAACACAAAAAAATAATGTGCAGTTGGAGATTGACGAAGACGATTACTACTATCAGTTTCCCGATGTTATTGGCTGGGCAAAGCCGTCCGTTGATTATTTAGTAAAGAAAAAAGTCTTAACTGGCTTACCAGACGGTACATTTGGACCTAATCTTGAAATCGATAGAGCTTCTGCCGCAATTATCATGGCAAAAATATTAAACTTACAAATAGACGCTTCAGCAAAACCATCATTTAAGGATTCTCAAGAACATTGGGCTACTCCTTATATTGCTGCAGTTGAAAAAGCTGGAATTATTAAAGGAGTAGGTAATGGAAATTTCGAACCTTCTGGAAAGCTAACAAGAGCTGCTATGGCTTCTATGCTTGTTCATTCATATAACTTAGACAAAAAAGCCACTGAAAAACTACCTACTGTATTCCAAGATTTAAAAGGACACTGGGGTGAAAAATCGGCCAACCTTCTTGTTGCCCTTGGTATTTCACTGGGTTATGGTGGTAGTCATTGGTATCCAGATAACACTATTACTCGTGCAGAAGCTGCACATTTAGTTGCTCGCACAGACCAATCGAAAGATAAAGAAATTAAATTAAAGCAAGTTACTATGAAACAACATTATTTTATTTATCCTGAAACCTCTCTTCATTCAGGTATACTTGCTGAATATGCACCACAAACCGTTACTGTATTCGATGAATCTGAAAACGGATGGATTAAAATTGCTACAGATCATGGTCTAAAGTGGACACCATTACAAGAGAAACAAGTATATATTGATAAAAACTTTGTTACCTTTGATAGACCGTCAAGAACAGGATATGTGGTTGGTAAATATCCCCCTCAAACTGTAACAGTCGTTGAAGAAAATAGCATCTGGTTAAAGATTCGCACTAGCAAAGGTCTTCAATGGATGAATCCATACTTAGAAGAGGGTGAAGGAAAAGAACTCACATACATACCAAAGGAATTTTTCGCTTACGATAGCCCTAATTTTTCTTCTAGAGTATCTGGAAAGTATGCTCCACAAGGTGGTATAGAAGAATTAGCTAAGACAGATGACGGATGGGTACAAATTCGTACAGATAAAGGACCAAAATGGGTAAATATGTCTTATCTCTTACGTCCAAAGCTTCTCTTAAATGTTCCTGCTATTAATCAATTGCCGGAACTACAAAAAGGAAGTACAGTTGTTTCACTGCAAATGCTTTTAGAATACTACACAGGACGTTCATTAAATAAAGTAGAATTTGCGAAGCAAATGCCATTTGATACAACGCGACGCAAGACTGATGGAAACGGAAAAGTTACAGTTTGGGGTGATCCAGACATCGGATTCGTTGGTGATGTAAGTGGAAAGAGCTATGGTTACTCTATTAACCCAGCACCATTGAAACAATTACTTGATAAACATGCAAGAGGTACAGATTTAACAGGACAGGATTTCTCTGTATTAGAAAGCTATGTACGTAATGGTAAACCAGTTGTAGCGTGGGTAGGGAACAAAATAACTTCTCCGCAACTAGAACATACTTGGCAAACACCTCAAGGAAAAACCGTAAATGGATACAGAAATGCACATACTATTATCATAACTGGTGTAGATGATCGTAACATTTACTATAATGACCCATTAGACGGTAAAAAAGACCAACCCATGGTAAAATCCCGATTTGAGCACAGTTATAATCAAATGGGTAAAAAAGCTTTAAGTATCGATTAATAATGTAAAAAGCCTATGTTGATCATATAATCAACATAGGCTTTTTCTATGACATCTCAAAATCATCAACAATTACTTGAATTACACAATACGATTCTTCGGCTACTTTCTCACTATTATCCCTATTCGCATCATATGTAATTAACGCCTTCCAAAGCGCCCACCCTCTCGCTCTATTCCACGTTTCTTCATCCATACACAATACTTCTTTAAATACACTTCTACTATTTTCATCAAAAAACGTCCATGCCATCGCTGCATCACAGGCAGGATCTCCTACGCCTAAAATACCAAAATCGATTACGGCACTAAGCTTTCCATCCTTAACGAGTAAGTTTCCTGGTGCAACATCTCCATGAACCCAAACTGGTTTACGGTCCCATGTTGACCGAAGTGCTAAATCCCAAAGATGCTTTAATAATGCCTCATCAAAAATGTCCTTATTATTTTCAATGGCTGTTCTTGCCTCTTTATCGTATACGGATATAAGCCCGCCCCGGTAAAAATTATGCGCTCCAGCTATTGGTCCGTTACTCGTATCAATTGATTGTAATTCTACTAGAAATGAACCTAAGTCCGCCGCAAACTCATCTAAGTCACAAACATTTTCTTTCGTAACCGTTTCTCCCTCTATCCATTTATTAATAGACCAAGGCCATGGATACGCTTCAGATGGATTTCCTTTCGCAATTGGTGCAGAAATTGGCAAAGAAAGTTCCTTACTTAATATAGGAAGCCACTTGTTTTCTTTCTCTACTTGCGGTGTATATGCTGCATCACTCGGTAATCTGACACTCATCTGATTCCCTAAATGAAACGTTCTATTATCATGCCCGCTAAACTTTACAGGCTTCACTTCTAAATGTGCCCATTCAGGAAACTGTTCCTGTATTAACTTCTCAACTAAACTTACGTTAATTGGATTCATTCACTTTCTCCTTCTCTTTTGAAATTTACTAAGCCCATCTGTACTACCAATATATTCAAAGCCGCATCGCTTATAAAAATCATTCAACAGTTGGTTATGCCCA
This genomic interval from Bacillus cereus contains the following:
- a CDS encoding GNAT family N-acetyltransferase; protein product: MEIIHERAKLRLMDSNDVEKMFSIVEGNRDIWAYLISKMDTVQDMQQYVQKAIKAYGAGKDLPFVVVDQKTNEIAGSTRLYNISVEDKIVELGQTWYDPSVQRTSINTECKYMLLEYAFEKLHMLRVQIKTDVRNEKAQRAIERLGAVKEGVLRNERKLPSGHVRDAVVYSVIASEWPVVKERLLEKLESYKEKR
- the lepB gene encoding signal peptidase I, with the translated sequence MKENTKKELFSWAKTIGFTLVLIAIIRGVLFTPSLVQGESMMPTLENNERVLVNKIGYSISGLERFDIIVFHGKEGYDLVKRVIGLPGDTVEYKNDVLYVNGKAMEEPYLKEFKEKAAGRVLTPDFTLEQITGKTKVPEGQVFVLGDNREVSKDGRMFGFISEDEIVGKGQAVFWPLKQVRAL
- a CDS encoding acyl-CoA dehydrogenase family protein, with amino-acid sequence MALSFVETEEQTLVIEQINKLIPKFMEREHQLSELGSFPYENINDLKDIGYTKLTLPKELGGNAISLYDFVLFQEKIAEGCGATALSIGWHIGIVKELAENRSWNAEMFQWFCEEVRNGALFNRAATEPRTGSPTRGGKPETLAVQKGDKWIINGRKTFTTMAPVLDYFIISASIEGREEIGEFVIPKNTLGVSIEETWDSVSMRGTASHDLILQNVEIENRLFTDVKGSKVKQKGIGWLLHIPACYLGIAQSARNYAVQFAESYKPNSLNHSISLLPNVRRLVGELELELMQARVFLYQIAKKYDEAEDKLSLQAELAAVKYAVTNAAIAIVDKAMRIVGAKSLSEKNPLHRYYLNVRAGLHNPPMDDATLSMLADAAFRS
- a CDS encoding biotin-dependent carboxyltransferase family protein is translated as MDVEVLHAGMFTTVQDLGRFHYQQYGVPVGGAMDKSALRMINMLVGNEENEAGIEITIMGPKLLIKKTTLLAIGGADMEPLLNGERIPLWRPILAEEGSMLCLGKAKSGCRAYVTFAGGINIDRTMGSKSTYIRAALGGIEGRMLKKGDYFQIGTGAEVANRFIQNLQEEERIKTKWAICSDALPKYKKHPILRVITDFEYDQFTEESIKSFFSKEYKVSNYADRMGYRLDGDVLNRVEEVEILSSPVTFGTIQVPNGGQPIILMADRQTTGGYPRIGNVVSVDLPLLAQLKPGDYVTFEKITMEKAAQLYIKQETSMSLLKKFIALRS
- the pxpB gene encoding 5-oxoprolinase subunit PxpB codes for the protein MKFSALGDQAIIVTFGEEIGMDIYEKVQRLFQALQQHPFAGIVECVPSFTSLAVYYNLYEVWKENDRNIRPYDYVCQYIRELSDSYKEEVNRDVKHISIPVCYGGEYGPDLEEVAHYQGLQVEDVIRIHSETTYFVYMLGFTPGFPYLGGLSKELETPRKETPRLQIAPGSVGIGGNQTGIYPLETPGGWNIIGRTPISLFNPKEETPTYIQSGMYLRFKPITKEEYVSLEGAKEWM
- a CDS encoding YjiH family protein, which produces MNEIELKSNVIKTGREKGIILRFILASLVGVFMFFVPVTINGASSIMIDHIVSWIRTSVPSVVPYYALLVMIIGAIYPFYTKKWNASIVDICFSILKVVGVVFGVLYCLKVGPAWFFAPDVGPFLYEKLVISVSLLVPIGSAFLALLVGYGLLEFIGTFCRPIMRPLWKTPGRSAIDAVASFVGSYSLALLITNRVYKEGKYTTKEAAIIATGFSTVSATFMIIIAKTLDIMHLWNMYFWTTLVVTFIVTAITVRIPPLSRKPDTYITKEGSPEPVYKEKMLERAWEDALEVSKSAPSIMKNIAVNLKDGFIMTMGILPSIMSVGLIGIVLAKFTPIFDWVSYIFYPFTWALQLPEAELAAKAASVGIAEMFLPSLLVVSAPLLTKFVIAVVSVSSILFFSASIPCILSTDIPLKVSELIILYVQRTILTLLIITPIAYILL
- a CDS encoding YdcF family protein produces the protein MKENKKSKKRRILQVFLLMICSIILYVSYAAYDIWSYRFKTDDGVKTDAGIVLGAASWNGKPSPVFKERINHAISLYKNGNIKKIIFTGGTKFEAELEEARTARVYALKHGVKEEDILIETKSLFTEENLKNAKQVGLENGIRTYTIVSDPLHMKRAMRIAKHIKIEAYASPTPTSAYKTLDTEIPFFFKELFSYIGYVTSLPLKALKGD
- a CDS encoding aminoglycoside phosphotransferase family protein, giving the protein MNPINVSLVEKLIQEQFPEWAHLEVKPVKFSGHDNRTFHLGNQMSVRLPSDAAYTPQVEKENKWLPILSKELSLPISAPIAKGNPSEAYPWPWSINKWIEGETVTKENVCDLDEFAADLGSFLVELQSIDTSNGPIAGAHNFYRGGLISVYDKEARTAIENNKDIFDEALLKHLWDLALRSTWDRKPVWVHGDVAPGNLLVKDGKLSAVIDFGILGVGDPACDAAMAWTFFDENSRSVFKEVLCMDEETWNRARGWALWKALITYDANRDNSEKVAEESYCVIQVIVDDFEMS
- a CDS encoding S-layer homology domain-containing protein, which gives rise to MKTIKIAMASALLLGAIIAPSSSLAVSETVTQKNNVQLEIDEDDYYYQFPDVIGWAKPSVDYLVKKKVLTGLPDGTFGPNLEIDRASAAIIMAKILNLQIDASAKPSFKDSQEHWATPYIAAVEKAGIIKGVGNGNFEPSGKLTRAAMASMLVHSYNLDKKATEKLPTVFQDLKGHWGEKSANLLVALGISLGYGGSHWYPDNTITRAEAAHLVARTDQSKDKEIKLKQVTMKQHYFIYPETSLHSGILAEYAPQTVTVFDESENGWIKIATDHGLKWTPLQEKQVYIDKNFVTFDRPSRTGYVVGKYPPQTVTVVEENSIWLKIRTSKGLQWMNPYLEEGEGKELTYIPKEFFAYDSPNFSSRVSGKYAPQGGIEELAKTDDGWVQIRTDKGPKWVNMSYLLRPKLLLNVPAINQLPELQKGSTVVSLQMLLEYYTGRSLNKVEFAKQMPFDTTRRKTDGNGKVTVWGDPDIGFVGDVSGKSYGYSINPAPLKQLLDKHARGTDLTGQDFSVLESYVRNGKPVVAWVGNKITSPQLEHTWQTPQGKTVNGYRNAHTIIITGVDDRNIYYNDPLDGKKDQPMVKSRFEHSYNQMGKKALSID
- a CDS encoding copper homeostasis protein CutC — its product is MLEVIATCLEDVKRIERAGGKRIELISSYTEGGLTPSYAFIKKAVEAVHIPIHVMIRPHAKSFTYTEEEIEMMKEDIIIAQKLGANGVVLGVLNEQNEVDEEKLADLLSVVDGINVTYHRAIDDTENPVEAMRTLKKFHKVTHVLTSGGQGNIVDNIPVLTEMQKVSDGQIQLVAGAGVTKENIKRLLDETGISQAHVGTAVREGKSCFAEIDPNLVQELVQIIQ
- a CDS encoding IclR family transcriptional regulator; amino-acid sequence: MSINKTAVKTMDILELFYEHEELSLTEMVQHTNMPKTSVYRLIGSLEEMDFLQKTEKGKYRLGVVFLRFGQLVSQRLSVRNIAIPYMKELRDSLGQAVNLIIQDGNDAIYVEKMEGVQPVRVYTAVGRRAPLYAGACPRILLSYFSEEEKRKYVEETDLKQFADGTIVNKEHLLEVLHMAKQAGYTISYSELENHTAAIAAPIFASDGTVVAGISISGLAIEYSESNIAYFTAKVKETANRISKELGFLA